A single region of the Brachypodium distachyon strain Bd21 chromosome 3, Brachypodium_distachyon_v3.0, whole genome shotgun sequence genome encodes:
- the LOC100842779 gene encoding uncharacterized protein LOC100842779: MAFHLRSISLPSRPQVSETEIEQELLSLEASISSSITISTMCDGLRRLGDIYNVVEEIVCLPSSSQQRKMLDGEMECSLELLDLCSTMQEIFVEMKAIIQELQVALRKGNDAAAQAKIQSYTRLVKKAKKHFKKPAKKTTSADCRMVMLLSNAREVSISLLESTVQLLSKKIETPKQSLISKAFHNKKAVVCEEEQLQELECSIGDLENGAGHLFRKLVQSRVSLLNILSS; the protein is encoded by the coding sequence ATGGCTTTCCACCTAAGGTCGATAAGTTTGCCTTCTAGGCCTCAGGTCAGTGAGACTGAAATCGAGCAAGAGCTGCTCAGCCTAGAGGCCAGCATCTCTTCCTCCATCACCATCAGCACGATGTGTGATGGTCTGAGGAGGCTTGGAGACATCTACAATGTTGTTGAAGAGATTGTTTGCCTGCCAAGCTCCTCCCAGCAGAGGAAgatgttggacggagagatgGAATGCTCTCTTGAGCTGTTGGATCTCTGCAGCACCATGCAAGAGATCTTCGTCGAGATGAAGGCCATCATCCAAGAGCTGCAAGTGGCTCtaagaaaaggaaatgatGCAGCTGCTCAAGCAAAGATCCAGTCCTATACTCGCTTGGTGAAGAAGGCCAAGAAACATTTCAAGAAGCCCGCTAAGAAGACTACTTCTGCAGATTGCAGGATGGTCATGCTGTTGAGCAACGCCAGAGAGGTCTCCATCTCTCTGCTGGAGTCCACAGTCCAGCTCTTGTCAAAGAAAATCGAGACTCCTAAACAGTCACTTATTTCCAAGGCATTTCACAACAAGAAGGCAGTTGTTTGCGAGGAGGAGCAATTGCAGGAGTTAGAGTGCAGCATCGGAGATCTTGAGAATGGAGCAGGACACCTGTTCAGGAAATTAGTCCAGAGCAGAGTTTCTCTCCTCAACATTCTTAGCTCATAG
- the LOC112268565 gene encoding uncharacterized protein LOC112268565, whose translation MLDTSNQKLLFLLIISSTQKQKKASGSDMAFHLRSISLPSRPHTTETEVEQELQSLEASISSSMTISTMCDGLRSLGDIYNGAEEIICLPSNQVCSSQQRKMLDGEMERSLELLDLCNTMQEIFVEMKAIIQELQVALRKGDTTSAQAKIQSYTRLAKKAKKQFKKTPEKAISHITECRMVMLLTKAREISISLLKSTLHLLSKHIKMPKQSLVSKAFHKKTVVCKEEQLQELECSIGDLENGAGHLFRKLVQSRVSLLNILSS comes from the coding sequence ATGCTAGACACATCAAACCAAAAGTTGCTCTTTCTTCTCATCATCTCTTCAAcccaaaaacagaaaaaagctTCAGGATCAGATATGGCTTTCCACCTAAGATCGATAAGTTTGCCTTCTAGGCCTCACACCACTGAAACTGAAGTCGAGCAAGAGCTCCAGAGCCTAGAGGCAAGCATCTCTTCCTCCATGACTATCAGCACAATGTGTGATGGTCTTAGGAGTCTTGGGGACATCTACAATGGTGCAGAAGAGATTATTTGCCTGCCAAGCAACCAAGTTTGTTCCTCCCAGCAGAGGAAGATGTTGGATGGAGAAATGGAACGTTCTCTCGAGCTGCTGGATCTCTGCAACACTATGCAAGAGATCTTTGTCGAGATGAAGGCCATCATCCAAGAGCTTCAAGTAGCTCTAAGAAAAGGAGATACCACATCTGCTCAAGCCAAGATCCAGTCATATACTCGCTTGGCGAAGAAAGCAAAGAAACAGTTCAAGAAGACCCCAGAGAAGGCTATTTCCCACATAACAGAGTGCAGGATGGTCATGCTATTGACCAAGGCTAGAGAGATCTCCATCTCTCTGCTGAAGTCCACACTCCATCTCTTGTCGAAGCATATCAAAATGCCAAAACAGTCTCTTGTTTCCAAGGCATTTCACAAGAAGACTGTTGTTTGCAAGGAGGAGCAATTGCAGGAGTTAGAGTGCAGTATCGGAGATCTTGAGAATGGAGCAGGACATCTCTTCAGGAAATTAGTCCAGAGCAGAGTTTCTCTCCTAAACATTCTTAGCTCCTAG
- the LOC100842471 gene encoding uncharacterized protein LOC100842471, giving the protein MAYHLRSASAPSSPRSNETKVEQQLQSLSTATSSPSATIDTMCDGLRTLGDLFGCIEKMVCTPSNQASLCQTVQVRKAVEEELGRSLVLLDLCNAMRESFMELKTIVQENLLVLRRGEDASTHAKTYIRLVKKTQKQFKKITRKTVSDNKQCRVVMLLAEAREVAVSLLESTSGLLSKQIEMPKWSLVSSRTFQKSKVVCEEEQLQALERGIGDLESGVELLYRRLIQNRVSLLNALSSISNTLSGWTDHLSKTIFQIIWRRNHHQRFKIPSMAYHLRSASAPSSPRSNKPDVEQQLQCLSATVSSPSTTIDMMCDGMRTLGDIFSCIEKMMCTPSNQVSLCKTLQRKAVEEELGRSLFLLDLCNAMQEIFMGLKMTVQELLLTLKRGDDASSQVKAYIRLAKKAQKQFKKISKKTVSDKDSRVVMLLAEAREVTVSLLESTSGLLSKQIEMPKWFLVSTTSQKSKVVCEEERLRALECRIGDLESGVELLYRRLIQNRVSLLNVLSS; this is encoded by the exons ATGGCTTACCATCTGAGATCTGCGAGCGCGCCTTCCAGCCCTCGATCGAACGAGACCAAGGTCGAGCAGCAGCTCCAGAGCCTGAGCACTGCAACCTCTTCGCCCTCGGCGACCATCGACACAATGTGTGATGGTCTGAGGACGCTAGGAGACCTCTTTGGTTGCATCGAGAAGATGGTGTGCACGCCCAGCAACCAAGCCAGCCTATGCCAGACCGTGCAAGTTCGGAAGGCGGTGGAGGAAGAGCTTGGGCGGTCGCTCGTCTTGCTTGACCTCTGCAACGCCATGCGGGAGAGCTTCATGGAGCTGAAGACGATCGTCCAAGAGAACCTGCTGGTTCTCAGGAGAGGAGAAGATGCATCTACTCATGCCAAGACGTACATCCGGCTCGTCAAGAAGACACAGAAACAGTTTAAGAAGATCACCAGGAAGACTGTTTCTGACAACAAGCAGTGCAGGGTGGTGATGCTGCTGGCAGAAGCGAGAGAGGTTGCTGTTTCACTGCTGGAATCAACATCCGGCCTATTATCGAAGCAAATTGAGATGCCCAAGTGGTCTCTTGTTTCTTCCAGAACGTTCCAGAAGAGCAAAGTTGTGTGCGAAGAGGAGCAATTGCAGGCGTTAGAGCGCGGCATCGGGGATCTTGAGAGCGGAGTGGAACTTCTGTACAGAAGATTGATCCAGAACAGAGTTTCTCTTCTGAATGCTCTTAGCTCG ATAAGCAACACCTTGTCTGGATGGACAGACCACCTTAGCAAAACAATATTCCAGATCATATGGAG AAGAAACCATCATCAAAGATTCAAAATCCCAAGCATGGCATACCATCTAAGATCTGCAAGCGCGCCTTCGAGCCCTCGCTCAAACAAACCCGATGTTGAGCAGCAGCTCCAGTGCCTGAGCGCAACCGTCTCCTCACCCTCGACGACCATCGATATGATGTGCGATGGTATGAGGACACTCGGAGACATCTTCAGCTGCATTGAGAAGATGATGTGCACACCCAGCAACCAAGTCAGCCTATGCAAGACCCTGCAAAGGAAGGCAGTGGAGGAAGAGCTTGGACGGTCACTCTTCTTGCTTGACCTCTGCAACGCCATGCAGGAGATCTTCATGGGGTTGAAGATGACCGTCCAGGAGCTCCTGTTGACTCTTAAGAGAGGAGATGATGCATCTTCTCAGGTGAAGGCATACATTCGGCTTGCCAAGAAGGCGCAGAAACAGTTCAAGAAGATTAGCAAGAAGACTGTTTCTGACAAGGATAGCAGGGTGGTGATGCTGCTAGCAGAAGCGAGAGAGGTCACCGTCTCACTGCTCGAATCGACATCCGGCCTCTTGTCGAAGCAAATTGAGATGCCTAAGTGGTTTCTTGTATCCACAACATCCCAGAAGAGCAAAGTTGTGTGCGAAGAGGAGCGATTGCGGGCACTAGAGTGCCGTATCGGAGATCTTGAGAGCGGAGTGGAACTTCTGTACAGGAGATTGATCCAGAACAGAGTTTCTCTTCTGAATGTTCTTAGTTCATAG
- the LOC100842162 gene encoding protein ODORANT1, whose product MGRQPCCDKQGVKRGPWTAEEDNKLVSFILTHGRCCWRAVPKLAGLLRCGKSCRLRWTNYLRPDLKRGLLTADEEKLVVDLHAKLGNRWSKIAAKLPGRTDNEIKNHWNTHIKKKLIKMGIDPATHQPLANTKAASPIGTTSQSTSFKSSDTVNQLDSKGTHGEGVSRPTDSSEHSSRNTSDDDQDLLANLLLEEELPVDEPWLNFESSNDDEFSSIIGQLLCDGPTDWLLDYQDVGMGGSSLIDQDFGSPSSNLTEGAVRSSEESKF is encoded by the exons ATGGGGAGGCAGCCGTGCTGTGATAAGCAGGGGGTGAAGCGGGGGCCGTGGACGGCAGAGGAGGACAATAAGCTGGTCAGCTTCATCCTGACACATGGCCGATGTTGCTGGCGAGCAGTGCCTAAGCTGGCGGGGCTGCTGCGCTGTGGCAAGAGCTGCCGGCTACGGTGGACCAACTACCTCCGCCCTGACCTAAAGCGTGGCCTTCTCACCGCTGATGAGGAGAAGCTGGTCGTCGACCTCCACGCCAAGCTCGGCAACAG GTGGTCTAAGATTGCTGCTAAGCTACCTGGGAGAACAGACAACGAGATAAAAAACCACTGGAACACACACATCAAGAAGAAGCTCATCAAGATGGGCATCGATCCGGCCACACACCAGCCTCTGGCAAACACCAAGGCGGCTAGCCCAATAGGGACAACCTCTCAATCCACATCATTCAAATCCAGCGACACAGTAAATCAGCTGGATTCCAAGGGGACCCACGGAGAAGGAGTTTCAAGGCCCACAGACTCGTCAGAGCACTCAAGCAGGAACACCAGCGATGACGACCAGGACCTGTTGGCGAACTTGCTGTTGGAGGAAGAGCTGCCCGTTGATGAGCCATGGCTCAACTTTGAGAGCAGTAACGATGACGAGTTCAGCAGCATCATTGGGCAGTTACTGTGTGACGGACCAACAGATTGGCTGCTTGATTACCAAGATGTTGGCATGGGCGGTTCAAGCTTGATCGACCAAGATTTTGGTAGTCCCAGCTCGAATTTAACCGAAGGTGCAGTTCGCAGCTCGGAAGAATCAAAATTTTAG
- the LOC112271508 gene encoding uncharacterized protein LOC112271508: protein MAFALRSISLPSRHHSSEEAVQEDLCILETSISSSITIETMCDGLRRLGDIYGAVEEIIQLPSNQVCSSQQRKMLDGEMECSLQLLDLCNTMQEIFVELKAIIQELQVALRKGDDATVRAMIHSYTRLVKKAGKHCKKTNRNVTSDKMDCRVARLLTKAREMAVSLLESTVHLLSKQIEMPQQSLVSKAFQKKKLIVCKEEQLQELECSIGDLVSGAGHLFRRLVQSRVSLLNILGS from the coding sequence ATGGCTTTCGCCCTAAGATCGATAAGCTTGCCTTCTAGGCATCACAGCAGTGAGGAGGCAGTGCAAGAAGATCTGTGCATCCTAGAGACAAGCATCTCTTCATCCATTACCATTGAGACGATGTGTGATGGTTTGAGAAGGCTTGGAGACATCTATGGTGCTGTTGAGGAGATCATCCAGTTGCCAAGCAACCAAGTCTGCTCCTCCCAGCAGAGGAAGATGTTGGATGGAGAGATGGAATGTTCTCTCCAGCTGCTGGATCTCTGCAACACCATGCAAGAGATCTTCGTCGAGCTGAAAGCCATCATCCAAGAGCTGCAAGTGGCTCTAAGAAAAGGAGATGATGCAACTGTCCGTGCCATGATCCATTCTTATACCCGATTGGTGAAGAAGGCTGGTAAACATTGCAAGAAGACTAACAGGAACGTGACTTCTGACAAGATGGATTGTCGAGTGGCCAGGCTATTGACCAAGGCTAGGGAGATGGCTGTCTCTCTACTTGAGTCCACAGTACACCTCTTGTCGAAGCAAATTGAAATGCCTCAACAGTCTCTTGTTTCCAAGGcatttcagaagaagaaactaATTGTTTGCAAGGAGGAGCAATTGCAGGAATTAGAGTGCAGTATCGGAGATCTTGTGAGTGGAGCAGGACATCTGTTCCGGAGATTGGTCCAGAGCAGAGTTTCTCTCCTTAACATTCTAGGCTCCTAG